A stretch of Orientia tsutsugamushi DNA encodes these proteins:
- a CDS encoding c-type cytochrome translates to MDGFELNKVAASVLLTGVIIMSVTILTDTLYKPLLLPAKRGYHVDAINDQAQQGNFSPLAKDAIFELDEQKIAELIKNASLESGSKLFKQKCSSCHTSNKDGVNRVGPNLYDVVNRIKATYPNYNYSAAMTSQGGSWDEKSLFLYLHKPTKYIPGTRMSFIGLPNAKDIADVIKFLKENTNK, encoded by the coding sequence ATGGACGGCTTTGAACTAAACAAAGTAGCTGCATCTGTTTTATTAACAGGTGTAATAATAATGTCAGTAACTATATTAACTGATACTTTATATAAGCCACTTCTACTTCCTGCTAAGCGTGGTTATCATGTTGATGCAATTAACGATCAAGCTCAACAGGGTAACTTTAGTCCATTAGCAAAAGATGCTATATTCGAGCTTGATGAACAAAAAATTGCTGAATTAATAAAAAATGCTAGCTTAGAATCTGGTAGTAAGCTTTTCAAACAAAAATGCTCTTCTTGTCATACTAGTAACAAGGATGGAGTTAACAGAGTTGGACCTAATTTATATGATGTCGTAAATAGAATTAAAGCTACTTATCCAAATTATAATTACTCTGCTGCAATGACTTCTCAAGGCGGTAGCTGGGATGAGAAATCTTTGTTTTTATATTTACATAAACCAACTAAATACATTCCAGGTACTAGAATGTCATTTATTGGATTACCTAATGCTAAAGATATAGCAGATGTAATAAAATTTTTAAAAGAAAATACTAATAAATAA
- the pal gene encoding peptidoglycan-associated lipoprotein Pal, with protein sequence MIKKSIISICVLVLLSGYKWKCLWQRSKQSNFISKVVGTKDFKEDNDDIVGIISSINAESSDQVTSNNANAQQAEYVDVKHEQFLQAIHGKHKVYFATEKFDLSEESKRVLRAQSTWLKSNPDVKIIIEGHCDERGTREYNLALGKKRADTVKQFLVTLGVSRDKIETTSYGKDKPEVEVTKDNKEEAYRLNRRSVTIIKSNIA encoded by the coding sequence ATGATTAAAAAGTCAATTATTAGTATATGTGTATTAGTGCTACTTTCTGGTTACAAGTGGAAATGTTTATGGCAAAGATCTAAACAGAGTAACTTTATTTCTAAAGTTGTAGGAACTAAAGATTTTAAAGAAGATAACGATGATATAGTTGGAATTATCTCAAGTATTAATGCTGAAAGTAGCGATCAAGTAACAAGTAATAATGCGAATGCGCAACAAGCAGAATATGTTGATGTAAAGCATGAACAGTTTTTACAAGCTATACATGGAAAACATAAAGTATATTTTGCAACTGAAAAATTTGATCTCTCTGAGGAAAGCAAGAGAGTTTTAAGAGCTCAAAGTACTTGGTTAAAAAGTAATCCAGATGTCAAAATAATTATTGAAGGGCATTGTGATGAACGTGGAACCAGAGAATATAATCTTGCTCTTGGCAAAAAGAGAGCTGATACCGTTAAACAATTCTTAGTGACATTAGGTGTAAGCAGAGATAAAATAGAAACTACTTCTTATGGAAAAGACAAGCCTGAAGTTGAAGTTACTAAAGATAATAAAGAGGAAGCATATAGACTTAATCGTAGGTCTGTCACAATTATTAAAAGTAATATAGCATAG
- a CDS encoding NAD(P)/FAD-dependent oxidoreductase, giving the protein MLSKNVHTTDVVIVGAGPVGLFAVFQAGMLEMKCHVVDALDCIGGQCVTLYPDKPIYDIPAYPVITAAELIEQLKQQSAPFDTVYHLGQQVIGCKIDNDMITITTSAEQVICAKSLIIAAGCGAFKYKRLALDNIEAFENKTVFYSVKDKNKFINKKVVIAGGGDSAIDWTLLLSDVAEVIYLVHRRENFRCAPHSLNQIKQLAECGKVQMIVPYQLAKLTGENGLLKEVLVTNFDGGAQTLPADYLLAFFGLAADLGPIHKWGLKTDLRRIEVNSITYETTVPGIYAIGDVASYPGKLKLILTGFAEAATAMSHCYQRVFGKKLHFQYSTVKGVLRS; this is encoded by the coding sequence ATGTTATCTAAGAATGTACACACTACTGATGTAGTTATTGTAGGTGCTGGTCCAGTTGGTTTATTTGCTGTTTTTCAAGCTGGAATGTTAGAAATGAAATGCCATGTTGTTGATGCATTAGATTGTATTGGAGGGCAGTGTGTTACTCTTTATCCAGATAAGCCAATTTATGATATTCCAGCTTATCCTGTTATTACAGCTGCTGAGTTAATAGAGCAATTAAAACAACAGTCAGCTCCATTTGATACTGTTTATCATTTAGGTCAGCAAGTTATAGGATGTAAAATTGATAATGATATGATTACCATTACTACGTCCGCTGAGCAAGTTATTTGCGCTAAGTCTTTGATTATTGCTGCTGGTTGTGGAGCATTTAAATATAAGAGATTAGCGCTTGATAATATTGAAGCATTTGAGAATAAAACTGTATTTTACTCTGTAAAGGACAAGAATAAATTTATTAATAAGAAGGTAGTTATAGCTGGAGGAGGGGATTCTGCAATTGATTGGACATTGCTTTTATCTGATGTAGCTGAAGTAATATATTTAGTTCATCGTAGAGAAAATTTCAGATGTGCTCCACATAGCCTTAATCAAATAAAGCAATTAGCTGAATGTGGTAAAGTTCAAATGATTGTACCATATCAATTAGCTAAGCTAACTGGGGAAAATGGATTACTTAAGGAAGTTTTAGTTACTAATTTTGATGGAGGCGCACAAACATTACCAGCTGACTATTTATTGGCTTTTTTTGGATTAGCAGCTGACTTAGGACCAATTCATAAGTGGGGATTAAAAACTGATTTACGAAGAATTGAGGTAAACTCAATAACATATGAGACTACTGTACCAGGTATTTATGCTATTGGAGATGTAGCATCATATCCTGGTAAATTGAAGCTGATATTGACTGGCTTTGCTGAAGCTGCAACTGCAATGAGTCATTGTTATCAAAGAGTTTTTGGAAAAAAATTGCATTTTCAATACTCTACTGTAAAGGGAGTATTACGTTCATGA
- a CDS encoding DegP-like serine protease TSA47, which yields MKKAFYLHLIVFALQGISNVHSKSLLNQKALLPQQKSDMHINVNSLSDIVEPLISTVVSIYAVDTNIGISFNNKVSKYQQEVFLGSGVIIDSSGYIVTNENVIAGAENIKVKLHDGSELIAELVGSDNKINIALLKINSPAALSYATFGDSNQSRVGDQVIAIGSPFGLRGTVTNGIISSKGRDMGNGIVTDFIQTNAAIHMGSFGGPMFNLEGKIIGINSIHVSYSGISFAIPSNTVLEAVECLKKGEKIRRGMLNVMLNELTPELNENLGLKQDQNGVLITEVIKEGSAAQCGIAPGDVITKFHDKAIKTGRDLQVAVSSTMLNSEREVELLRNGKSMTLKCKIIANKGEDSEQQSNDQSLVVNGVKFVDLTPDLVKKYNITSANNNGLFVLEVSPNSSWGRYGLKMGLRPRDIILSVKRDDNKKDISVKTLREIVTNIKHNEIFFTVQRGDRMLYIALPNINK from the coding sequence ATGAAAAAGGCATTTTATTTACATTTAATAGTATTTGCATTACAAGGTATAAGTAATGTTCATTCTAAATCGCTACTAAATCAAAAAGCATTATTACCTCAACAAAAATCTGATATGCATATTAATGTAAATAGTTTATCTGATATAGTTGAGCCATTAATATCTACAGTAGTAAGTATTTATGCTGTAGATACTAACATTGGTATTAGTTTTAATAATAAGGTATCTAAGTATCAGCAAGAAGTGTTCTTAGGTTCTGGGGTTATCATTGATAGTTCTGGGTATATTGTTACTAATGAGAATGTTATAGCAGGAGCTGAAAATATAAAAGTAAAGTTGCATGATGGTTCAGAACTCATAGCAGAATTAGTTGGTAGTGACAATAAAATTAATATAGCTTTATTAAAAATTAATTCTCCAGCAGCATTATCTTATGCGACTTTTGGCGACTCAAATCAGTCTAGAGTAGGAGATCAGGTTATTGCAATAGGAAGTCCTTTTGGTTTAAGAGGAACAGTAACAAATGGCATTATTTCTTCTAAAGGACGAGATATGGGTAACGGCATAGTAACTGATTTTATTCAAACTAATGCTGCTATTCATATGGGTAGCTTTGGTGGACCGATGTTTAATCTTGAAGGAAAAATTATTGGAATTAATTCCATTCACGTATCTTACTCAGGCATAAGTTTTGCTATTCCATCTAATACTGTACTTGAAGCAGTTGAATGCTTAAAAAAAGGAGAAAAAATTCGTCGTGGTATGTTAAATGTTATGCTTAATGAATTAACTCCAGAATTAAATGAGAATTTAGGACTTAAACAAGATCAAAATGGAGTTCTAATAACTGAAGTTATAAAAGAAGGATCTGCAGCACAATGTGGAATTGCTCCTGGAGATGTAATTACTAAATTTCATGATAAAGCGATCAAAACAGGGAGAGATTTACAGGTAGCTGTATCTTCAACTATGCTTAATTCTGAAAGAGAAGTTGAGCTTTTACGTAATGGTAAGTCGATGACTCTAAAATGTAAAATTATTGCCAACAAAGGTGAGGATAGTGAGCAACAAAGTAATGATCAAAGCCTTGTGGTTAATGGTGTAAAATTTGTTGATCTTACACCTGATTTAGTGAAGAAATATAATATTACTTCAGCTAATAATAATGGGTTATTTGTCCTTGAAGTTTCGCCTAACTCTTCTTGGGGGAGATATGGTTTAAAAATGGGGCTAAGACCTAGAGATATAATTTTATCAGTTAAACGTGATGATAATAAAAAAGATATTTCTGTTAAAACTCTAAGAGAAATAGTGACAAATATAAAGCATAATGAAATTTTCTTTACAGTGCAAAGAGGAGATAGAATGCTTTACATTGCTTTACCTAACATTAATAAGTAA
- a CDS encoding P-loop NTPase, which produces MNINCVINEITSKLTTLTFSDGTKLIDVISNPKVNNQQISFVMFINRDQYSEALLLQKKATIILQQEIHNITNVHIVISNKDQELFNCKSNNSNNNINKNKIKITGVKHIIPVISGKGGVGKSTISAALAQDLRDKGFRVGLLDADFYGPSIPTMFAINQNAKFIQNKILPINKNGIDILSLSLLTNNDSPLAWRGAMTSKALHQLLMAQWNNIDYLVVDMPPGTGDIHITLTTNYEIFGIIAVTTPQLISTSEVKKSLILYRKLGINIIGIVENMSYLVSSTNDVIFPFGKNGAQKIAHEFQIPLLTQIPINSEISTKCDQGQSINHLIKVEWLQYI; this is translated from the coding sequence ATGAATATTAATTGTGTTATCAATGAAATAACCAGTAAATTAACAACTTTAACCTTTTCTGATGGTACTAAACTTATAGATGTAATTTCTAATCCTAAAGTAAATAATCAACAAATAAGCTTTGTAATGTTTATTAATAGAGATCAATATTCCGAAGCTTTACTATTACAAAAAAAAGCCACAATAATACTACAACAAGAAATACATAATATTACAAATGTTCATATAGTTATTAGTAATAAAGATCAAGAACTTTTCAACTGTAAAAGCAACAACAGTAATAATAATATAAACAAAAATAAAATAAAAATAACAGGAGTAAAACATATTATTCCTGTCATTTCAGGTAAAGGTGGCGTAGGAAAATCAACTATTAGTGCAGCGCTTGCGCAAGATCTTAGGGATAAAGGATTTAGAGTAGGATTATTAGATGCAGACTTTTACGGACCATCTATTCCAACAATGTTTGCTATTAATCAAAATGCTAAATTCATTCAAAATAAAATATTACCAATTAATAAGAATGGTATAGATATTTTATCATTAAGTTTATTAACAAATAATGACTCTCCATTAGCTTGGCGTGGAGCTATGACTTCTAAAGCATTACATCAATTATTAATGGCACAGTGGAATAACATTGATTACTTAGTTGTAGATATGCCTCCTGGCACAGGTGATATTCATATTACATTAACCACAAACTATGAAATATTTGGTATTATAGCAGTTACTACTCCTCAACTAATTTCGACATCTGAAGTAAAAAAATCATTAATTTTATACAGAAAGCTAGGAATTAATATAATAGGTATTGTAGAAAATATGAGCTATTTAGTTAGTAGCACAAACGATGTTATTTTCCCATTTGGAAAAAATGGAGCTCAAAAGATAGCCCATGAATTTCAAATTCCACTTTTAACTCAAATACCAATTAATTCAGAAATCTCCACCAAATGTGATCAAGGACAAAGTATCAATCACTTAATTAAAGTAGAATGGCTGCAATATATATAA
- a CDS encoding glycoside hydrolase TIM-barrel-like domain-containing protein yields MLIKSLGSLGGYIGKSLGGGMLSTIGRFTGRTIGNYLESEKVHQNHEEHNKKVFEYYHTGKQIHSLKTIPEAYGDYIPLIFGTVKLHGTIIWIGNFNIKKEATSITKQSSTHNYEHNINYVSIGFALCEGPITKIGKIWHNNQVINDLDYEYTLYYGTETQEPDPLITAAQNNSNCTPAFRGLAYIVFKNINLNDFNNKIPIFSFEVTRNPDITLDCHTTLQNANSYNTADMIQSIVIIPGSGEFTLDPQIQYKYNSNSKSPSVAVNCHNNFNLANSVVSLNQLLNTCNNIKWTAPVVCWFGTNLDANKCKIIPKVEYHNYGPNWQIADYRRNNAQLVSRDLTGNLSYGGSIDDQSLLRYLALLKNKKLKIMLYPIIMMDTNGKPWRGNIHVPQYSASALNLDNIIATFFRGGKEYTAINPKKGSYNYFILHYAKLVAGKVDAFIIGSELKKLTSMYNRFSNNTVEKFPAVSELIELAKAVKSILGKQVLVSYAADWSEYHHIDTNAGYYYHLDPLWACDTIDFVGIDAYFPLTHTQDSNITIEEIKHGWESGEGYDYYFDNNQLKQFNNIDLAWKNIKHWWSKYHTNSDGKQTMWIPKMKPIWFTEFGVPSVDKATNQPNIFFAPDSKDQQYPKYSTGAVDFLIQSKAIKASLEYWQQYSNMVENIFLWAWDARPYPTWPTNPYWKDRELWPTGHWINGKLTSINLAAMILELCTKSGIDSSKVDVTSIDDEVAGLLITKNHKAIDVINMLRCCYFFDIKTSAINKISFMKRNHKTNLQLSSRQCIIESNQASVNHTIIAKNQILNNINLKFIDSNNSYCLASFNYTLEQENYSQQYNLNLPIVTSLQNVQNICQTILKNANAENILFSFILPISYAYLEVSDIITLIIEDMKFIIRITNIKYSQLIIIIAAVTSNIVSTAAKTSK; encoded by the coding sequence ATGTTAATAAAATCATTAGGTAGTCTTGGAGGATATATTGGTAAATCTTTAGGTGGAGGTATGTTATCAACTATTGGGCGTTTTACTGGAAGAACCATTGGCAATTATTTAGAATCCGAAAAAGTACATCAAAACCATGAAGAACATAACAAAAAGGTTTTTGAATATTATCACACTGGCAAACAAATCCATTCACTAAAAACAATACCAGAAGCATACGGAGACTATATTCCATTAATTTTTGGCACTGTAAAGCTTCACGGTACCATTATCTGGATAGGAAATTTTAACATCAAAAAAGAAGCTACTAGTATTACTAAGCAAAGTTCAACTCACAATTATGAGCATAACATAAATTATGTTTCGATAGGTTTTGCATTATGTGAAGGACCAATTACTAAAATTGGCAAAATTTGGCATAACAACCAAGTAATTAACGATTTAGACTATGAATACACTCTGTATTATGGCACAGAAACTCAAGAACCTGATCCATTAATTACAGCTGCACAAAACAATAGTAATTGTACTCCTGCTTTTCGAGGATTAGCATATATAGTATTTAAGAATATTAACCTTAATGATTTCAACAATAAAATACCAATCTTTTCGTTTGAAGTTACAAGAAATCCTGATATTACCTTAGATTGTCATACTACGTTACAAAATGCAAATAGCTATAATACTGCAGATATGATTCAATCAATTGTAATAATACCTGGTAGTGGAGAGTTTACCTTGGATCCTCAAATACAATACAAGTATAATTCTAATAGCAAATCCCCTTCAGTAGCAGTTAATTGTCATAATAACTTTAACTTAGCAAACAGTGTTGTCAGCCTTAATCAATTACTAAATACTTGTAATAACATTAAATGGACAGCACCAGTAGTTTGCTGGTTCGGAACAAATTTAGATGCTAACAAATGCAAAATTATACCAAAAGTGGAATATCATAATTATGGCCCAAACTGGCAAATCGCAGATTATAGACGTAACAATGCTCAACTAGTAAGCAGAGATCTTACAGGAAACTTAAGCTATGGTGGTTCAATTGATGACCAAAGCTTACTGCGATATTTAGCGTTACTTAAAAATAAAAAGCTAAAGATAATGCTCTACCCTATTATTATGATGGACACCAATGGTAAACCATGGCGAGGTAATATTCATGTTCCACAATATAGTGCCTCTGCTTTGAATTTAGATAATATCATTGCTACTTTCTTTCGAGGTGGTAAAGAATATACAGCAATTAATCCTAAAAAAGGATCATATAACTATTTTATTTTACATTATGCCAAGCTAGTTGCAGGAAAAGTAGATGCTTTTATCATTGGTTCTGAATTAAAAAAACTAACCTCTATGTATAATAGATTTAGCAACAACACAGTAGAAAAATTTCCAGCTGTATCAGAACTAATTGAGCTAGCCAAAGCAGTTAAATCAATATTAGGCAAGCAAGTATTAGTCAGTTATGCAGCAGATTGGAGCGAATATCACCATATTGATACCAATGCTGGTTATTATTATCATCTAGACCCTTTGTGGGCATGTGATACAATAGATTTTGTTGGCATTGATGCCTATTTCCCTCTAACTCATACTCAAGACTCTAACATTACTATTGAGGAAATTAAACACGGATGGGAATCAGGAGAAGGATACGATTATTACTTTGACAATAATCAGCTTAAACAATTTAATAACATAGATTTAGCATGGAAAAACATAAAACATTGGTGGAGTAAATACCACACTAATTCTGATGGAAAACAAACGATGTGGATTCCTAAAATGAAACCAATCTGGTTCACAGAATTTGGAGTTCCTTCCGTAGATAAAGCAACAAATCAACCTAACATTTTTTTTGCTCCAGATTCAAAAGATCAGCAATACCCTAAATACTCTACTGGAGCAGTAGACTTCTTAATTCAAAGTAAAGCAATTAAAGCTAGTTTAGAATATTGGCAACAATATTCTAATATGGTAGAAAACATATTTTTATGGGCTTGGGATGCTAGACCTTACCCAACTTGGCCAACAAATCCATATTGGAAAGATAGAGAACTATGGCCAACTGGTCATTGGATTAATGGAAAACTTACCAGTATAAACCTAGCAGCAATGATACTAGAGTTATGTACTAAGAGCGGGATTGACTCTAGTAAAGTTGATGTTACTTCAATTGATGATGAAGTAGCTGGATTACTTATCACAAAAAATCATAAAGCGATTGATGTGATAAATATGCTACGGTGTTGTTATTTTTTTGATATAAAAACTAGCGCAATAAATAAAATTAGTTTTATGAAACGTAATCACAAAACTAATTTACAGCTGTCATCTAGACAATGTATTATAGAATCAAATCAAGCTTCAGTAAATCATACAATTATAGCTAAAAATCAAATCTTAAATAATATTAACCTTAAATTTATCGATTCCAATAATAGTTATTGCCTTGCAAGCTTCAATTACACTTTAGAACAAGAAAATTATAGTCAACAATATAATCTAAACTTACCAATAGTAACTTCTCTACAGAATGTACAAAATATCTGCCAAACTATACTTAAAAATGCTAATGCTGAAAATATATTATTTAGCTTTATACTTCCTATTAGCTATGCATATCTTGAAGTATCTGATATCATCACTCTAATCATTGAAGATATGAAATTTATTATTAGAATCACGAATATTAAATATTCTCAATTAATAATAATAATTGCAGCAGTAACCAGTAATATAGTCAGTACTGCTGCAAAAACATCAAAATAA
- a CDS encoding SPFH domain-containing protein, with protein sequence MILSINIINIFVLVVLGIILFNVFKIVPQQQAWIIERLGKLHKVLPAGLNFIIPMVDRVAYKHTLKEQAIDVTAQTAISNDNVSLSIDGVLYVKIIDPIAASYGVSDPYYAITQLAQTTMRSEIGKIPLDKTFEERENLNIAIVTSINHAAANWGIQCMRYEIKDIYPPQSVLRAMELQVAAERQKRAQILESEGKRQSQINIAEAGKAEVVLNSEAAKIDQVNRAVGEAEAILLVAKATAEGIEQLAQAINNTGGSDAVSLRIAEQYIDALSKIAKETNTVIIPSNINDSSSVVTQALSIFDAIKLSKSKKSINSENT encoded by the coding sequence ATGATATTAAGTATAAATATAATAAATATATTCGTGTTAGTTGTACTAGGTATTATACTATTTAATGTATTTAAAATCGTACCTCAGCAACAAGCTTGGATAATCGAAAGATTAGGTAAGCTACATAAAGTTTTGCCTGCAGGGTTAAATTTTATAATCCCAATGGTAGATAGAGTAGCATACAAGCATACCTTAAAGGAGCAAGCAATTGATGTAACTGCACAAACAGCTATTTCTAACGATAATGTTAGCTTATCTATTGATGGCGTACTATATGTTAAAATTATAGATCCTATAGCAGCTTCTTATGGAGTTAGTGACCCATATTATGCGATTACTCAATTAGCTCAAACAACTATGCGATCAGAGATAGGAAAGATTCCACTAGATAAAACTTTTGAGGAACGGGAAAATTTAAATATAGCTATTGTAACATCTATTAATCATGCAGCTGCAAACTGGGGAATTCAGTGTATGAGATATGAAATTAAGGATATTTACCCTCCGCAATCTGTATTACGAGCTATGGAGCTTCAGGTAGCAGCAGAAAGACAAAAACGTGCTCAAATACTTGAATCAGAGGGAAAGAGGCAGTCACAAATCAACATAGCAGAAGCAGGAAAAGCGGAAGTCGTTTTAAATTCTGAAGCTGCAAAAATCGATCAAGTTAATAGAGCTGTAGGTGAAGCTGAAGCTATATTGCTAGTTGCGAAAGCTACGGCTGAAGGAATAGAGCAACTAGCACAAGCAATAAACAATACAGGAGGAAGTGACGCTGTCTCGCTACGTATTGCGGAACAGTATATTGATGCTTTATCTAAAATAGCTAAAGAAACTAATACAGTAATTATACCATCAAACATTAATGACAGTAGTTCAGTAGTTACTCAGGCTTTATCAATTTTTGATGCAATAAAACTTTCGAAGTCTAAAAAATCTATAAACTCAGAGAATACATAG
- the hflC gene encoding protease modulator HflC — MTIKKVYLTIVIAVVAVLAIFNSVFQVMQNQYAVVFQFGEAVKVISEPGLRFKVPFVQNVLYFDKRLVSVEVSAKELTAADGKRVIVNAFAKFKIIDPITFFKTVYNHNGVKIRLNKTIESAMRKVIGRATFITLLSKQRSEIMSDIYDLVNKEGKSFGVDVIDVRISRTDLPKENSAAIYQRMQTEREKEAKQIRAEGKEEAVRIISRADKECDIILAEAYKQAKILEGEGDAEASHIYNSVYSQDPEFYRFYQSLLTYSKVLRKDDTSFVLSPNSELFKFLNLSNN; from the coding sequence ATGACGATAAAAAAAGTGTACTTAACAATTGTTATAGCTGTTGTAGCAGTACTAGCGATATTTAATTCTGTGTTTCAGGTTATGCAGAATCAGTATGCAGTAGTTTTTCAATTTGGAGAAGCAGTAAAGGTTATTTCAGAGCCAGGGTTAAGGTTTAAGGTACCATTTGTTCAAAATGTATTATATTTTGATAAAAGGTTAGTTTCTGTTGAAGTATCAGCTAAAGAATTAACAGCCGCAGATGGTAAGAGAGTAATTGTTAATGCATTTGCTAAATTTAAGATTATTGACCCTATTACTTTTTTTAAAACAGTGTATAATCATAATGGAGTAAAAATTAGATTAAATAAAACTATTGAGTCAGCAATGCGCAAAGTTATTGGAAGAGCTACTTTTATTACTTTGTTGTCTAAGCAAAGATCAGAAATTATGTCTGATATTTATGATTTAGTAAATAAAGAGGGTAAATCATTTGGAGTAGATGTAATTGACGTAAGGATTTCAAGAACTGATCTGCCAAAGGAGAATAGTGCTGCAATTTATCAAAGAATGCAGACAGAGAGAGAAAAAGAAGCTAAGCAGATTAGAGCTGAAGGAAAGGAGGAGGCTGTGAGAATAATATCAAGAGCTGATAAAGAATGCGATATTATTTTAGCAGAAGCATATAAACAGGCCAAGATATTGGAAGGGGAAGGGGATGCTGAGGCTTCTCATATATACAATAGTGTATATAGTCAAGATCCAGAGTTTTATCGGTTTTACCAATCATTATTAACTTATTCTAAAGTGCTAAGAAAGGATGATACTTCTTTTGTATTATCTCCTAATAGTGAATTGTTTAAGTTTTTGAATTTAAGTAACAATTAA
- the hflK gene encoding FtsH protease activity modulator HflK gives MKSPWDNMDDAKNIFLKKSKNNFFLPVNFSFSIKTMLILIFTIVVIWLLSGVYKVNEGEEAIVIRFGEYVRKAYPGLNYHLPHPLEKVIIERVKMSRQTEVGYSSVQSRREANTSSGNYMVYSYRLNNRTINNQHLGESSTMLTGDENIVELNCNVRWHIKDLYSFVFNVAFPEETVKIVAESAIREVISETPIASILSNQKQEIADKIEKLIQQILNQYSIGIEIEKVQLLKAEPPSEVIDAYRDVQTSRADKEREINQAQAYRNDKIPEARGKAAKLIEEAKGYKQATVSKALGEAQKFNAILVEYKLNKEITKERLYLNTIETILQGSKKIIISDESKLLPHMGISLK, from the coding sequence ATGAAATCACCCTGGGACAATATGGATGATGCAAAAAATATATTTTTAAAAAAAAGTAAAAATAATTTTTTTCTACCTGTAAATTTTAGTTTTAGCATTAAAACTATGCTAATTTTAATATTTACCATAGTTGTAATTTGGTTATTATCAGGTGTTTATAAGGTTAATGAAGGGGAGGAAGCTATAGTTATTAGATTTGGTGAATATGTTCGCAAAGCCTATCCTGGATTAAATTATCATCTTCCTCATCCTTTAGAAAAGGTAATAATCGAAAGAGTAAAGATGTCAAGACAAACAGAAGTTGGATATAGTTCAGTGCAATCTAGAAGAGAGGCTAATACTAGTAGTGGTAACTATATGGTTTATTCTTATCGACTCAATAATAGAACTATAAATAATCAACACTTAGGAGAAAGCAGCACTATGTTGACAGGAGATGAGAATATTGTAGAGTTGAATTGTAATGTTAGGTGGCATATTAAGGATTTGTATTCATTTGTTTTTAATGTTGCTTTTCCAGAGGAGACTGTTAAAATAGTGGCAGAAAGTGCTATTAGAGAGGTAATTAGTGAAACGCCAATTGCTTCAATTTTATCAAATCAAAAACAGGAAATAGCAGATAAAATTGAAAAATTAATTCAGCAAATTTTGAATCAATATTCAATTGGTATCGAAATAGAAAAGGTTCAATTATTAAAGGCTGAGCCGCCATCAGAAGTTATTGATGCTTATCGTGATGTACAAACTTCAAGAGCTGATAAAGAGCGAGAAATAAATCAAGCTCAAGCTTATAGAAACGATAAGATACCTGAAGCTAGAGGAAAAGCAGCTAAGTTGATTGAAGAAGCCAAAGGATATAAGCAAGCAACTGTTTCTAAAGCGTTAGGAGAAGCTCAGAAATTTAATGCAATATTAGTAGAGTATAAGTTAAACAAGGAAATTACTAAAGAACGGTTATATCTTAATACTATTGAAACAATATTACAAGGTAGTAAAAAAATTATTATAAGCGATGAGAGTAAATTATTGCCTCATATGGGTATATCGCTTAAATAA